A region from the Methanofastidiosum sp. genome encodes:
- a CDS encoding PAS domain S-box protein, giving the protein MKRDEDISKEELIEELRVQHSKISELEIIKSRLEELEGEKDVLLDILKERVKELNCLYDISKVNEMPNIPLEELFQRIVEKIPLGWKYPEIACARIKLDGQEFVTWNFAETKWKLDAPINYYNSNIGKLEVFYLEERPELEEGPFLTAERKLILAIVEKLGHIIERKYSEQALKESEEKFRTLFNNASDAIFIHELDGNFVETNQIASDLLGYDKTELLNMTPSDIHPPEYVEMLNEMFEELKKRNYYCFETEIMRKDYRPISVEICSKIIKLKKKTVVLSIVRDITERKLTEEKMKRQLMKFDLEAGKIYLVKESKSLFSIEAFNDLLKVGYSGYILTRSSELEYSKQIKGKYNYIWISEKDKRGSLSPNFTEIEKYLEGIPRKSFVLIDRIDYLLSKNGFSKFLSFVHHLREIAYLRGITVIISVDSEIFGNVEMKLIEKETKDISPIEKEKLPENLLEILRFVYAKNVVGVKPTFSDIGREINITRPTMGKRMSYLTLSNYIIVSTKGRNKIVELTNKGRALFSP; this is encoded by the coding sequence TTGAAAAGAGATGAAGACATATCAAAAGAAGAGCTTATTGAAGAGCTTAGAGTTCAGCACTCAAAAATAAGTGAGCTTGAAATAATAAAAAGTAGATTAGAGGAACTTGAAGGTGAAAAGGATGTTCTCCTCGACATTCTAAAAGAGCGCGTAAAAGAACTTAACTGTCTATATGATATCTCAAAAGTAAATGAAATGCCAAATATCCCTCTTGAGGAATTATTTCAAAGAATAGTGGAAAAGATACCTCTAGGGTGGAAATATCCTGAAATAGCATGTGCTAGAATTAAATTAGATGGTCAAGAATTTGTAACATGGAATTTTGCAGAGACTAAGTGGAAATTAGATGCCCCGATTAATTATTACAATAGTAATATTGGTAAACTTGAAGTATTTTATCTTGAAGAAAGACCTGAACTAGAAGAAGGCCCTTTTCTTACAGCAGAAAGAAAATTAATTCTCGCCATAGTAGAAAAATTAGGGCATATAATAGAAAGGAAGTACTCGGAGCAAGCCTTAAAGGAAAGCGAGGAGAAGTTCAGAACACTTTTCAACAATGCGAGTGACGCGATATTTATCCATGAACTTGATGGAAATTTTGTTGAAACAAATCAGATTGCTTCTGACCTTTTGGGATACGATAAGACAGAACTACTAAATATGACTCCTAGCGATATTCATCCTCCAGAATATGTTGAGATGCTAAACGAAATGTTTGAGGAACTTAAGAAGAGAAATTACTATTGCTTTGAAACAGAGATTATGAGAAAGGATTACAGACCAATCTCAGTTGAAATATGCAGTAAAATTATCAAACTTAAGAAAAAAACAGTAGTCTTGAGCATTGTAAGGGATATCACAGAAAGAAAGCTTACAGAAGAAAAAATGAAGCGTCAGTTGATGAAATTCGATCTAGAAGCTGGTAAGATATATCTTGTAAAAGAGTCAAAAAGTCTATTCTCAATTGAAGCTTTTAATGATCTGCTAAAAGTTGGCTATTCGGGATATATCCTTACAAGATCCTCTGAACTAGAATATTCTAAACAAATTAAAGGAAAGTACAACTATATTTGGATTTCAGAAAAAGATAAACGAGGCTCTCTTTCTCCCAACTTTACAGAGATTGAAAAATATTTAGAAGGTATACCAAGAAAAAGCTTTGTTCTAATAGATAGAATTGACTATCTTTTATCCAAGAATGGATTTAGTAAGTTCTTATCATTTGTACATCATCTAAGGGAGATAGCATATCTTAGAGGCATTACAGTAATCATTTCAGTCGATTCAGAGATATTCGGCAATGTTGAAATGAAACTCATAGAAAAAGAGACAAAAGATATCTCACCTATAGAAAAGGAAAAACTTCCAGAAAATTTGTTAGAAATTCTAAGATTTGTATATGCCAAGAATGTAGTTGGAGTTAAGCCCACGTTTTCAGACATAGGGAGAGAAATTAACATTACAAGACCAACTATGGGAAAAAGAATGAGTTACTTAACTTTGTCGAACTATATTATAGTATCTACTAAAGGTAGAAACAAAATTGTTGAATTGACTAATAAAGGGAGAGCACTTTTTTCACCATAA
- a CDS encoding PEGA domain-containing protein, producing the protein MDNKYSIIKTLTKLKTYKKRILATSFVSIALILALFASPLFAVLPPQYIYGSITVASNPNGASISLVTPDGTYIGPTQITPYTFTNIKPGWSTISLSLGGYQNWTTQVYVNSGENEYVYGSLTPNYNPNATGSITVTSQPAGAIVQLITPSGLFVGPSIKTPYTFTNVPVGVSSVTFSMNGYHDWSSNIRVQAGQNTNVNAILTPMETKGSIYVTSSPTGAIIGVDGQWWGTYRTTPNTIMDLTPGHHVIQLSMDGYQMWSTTIDVSAGGTAYVQATLLPEDMHGTLSITSDPLGATVSIETPHGMYVGEVIKTPYLLDRIDVGYSTITFYKDGYEPVTKRAYVKADGVTYVDAELKPILFK; encoded by the coding sequence ATGGATAACAAATATTCAATAATAAAAACTTTAACGAAATTAAAGACTTATAAAAAAAGAATTTTAGCCACATCCTTTGTAAGTATTGCATTGATATTAGCATTATTTGCTTCTCCTTTATTTGCAGTTCTTCCACCTCAGTATATTTATGGCAGTATAACTGTTGCATCAAATCCTAACGGTGCCTCCATCTCCTTAGTTACTCCTGACGGAACATATATAGGGCCAACTCAAATAACGCCATATACTTTTACCAATATTAAACCTGGCTGGTCTACTATATCTCTCTCCTTAGGAGGTTACCAAAACTGGACAACGCAGGTCTATGTTAACTCTGGGGAAAACGAATATGTTTATGGAAGTCTAACCCCTAATTATAATCCTAATGCTACAGGGTCAATAACTGTAACCTCTCAACCTGCTGGGGCAATAGTTCAATTAATAACCCCATCCGGACTATTTGTTGGCCCCTCTATTAAAACACCGTATACTTTTACAAACGTACCTGTGGGGGTAAGTTCTGTGACTTTTTCTATGAACGGATACCATGACTGGTCTTCCAACATTAGAGTCCAAGCAGGTCAGAATACAAATGTGAATGCTATATTAACTCCTATGGAAACTAAAGGGTCAATATATGTGACTTCATCGCCAACAGGTGCTATTATTGGAGTAGATGGGCAGTGGTGGGGCACATACAGGACAACACCTAACACTATTATGGATTTAACTCCAGGGCATCACGTTATACAGCTTTCCATGGACGGATATCAAATGTGGTCAACAACTATAGACGTAAGTGCTGGGGGAACAGCATATGTTCAGGCTACTTTGCTACCAGAAGATATGCACGGTACCCTTAGCATAACTTCAGATCCTTTAGGTGCAACAGTATCAATAGAAACACCTCATGGAATGTATGTTGGTGAAGTAATCAAAACACCGTATTTGTTGGATAGAATCGATGTAGGATACAGTACAATCACATTCTATAAGGATGGATACGAACCAGTAACAAAGAGGGCATATGTAAAGGCTGACGGAGTCACTTACGTTGACGCTGAGCTAAAACCAATTCTTTTTAAATAA
- a CDS encoding cation diffusion facilitator family transporter — MHDHYDEAKKSILYGIILNSIFTVIELVGGILSNSLALLSDTIHDFSDSVALGISYYANQKAQSSPTKNMTFGYRRTTILAALINSTVLILLTFFIFYRAYLRILNPEPVDGKMVFVIAVFGIITNGAIAFKMLKGKDKDLNIKSVFWHITEDFLGWVGVLIAGAVISLTGFYMIDPIISILIGLIVIYSAWGIFKESLNIILEGVPEGIDVNDIESEIRNIENVNNVHDLHVWSLGTNYNALSAHVVISDMTVDQSHEILNNINSILKEKFNIKHTTIEFECSHCDSNRVCY, encoded by the coding sequence ATGCATGATCATTATGATGAAGCTAAAAAGAGTATTCTTTATGGAATAATACTGAACAGCATTTTCACAGTAATTGAGCTTGTTGGGGGTATTTTATCTAACAGTCTCGCACTTCTAAGTGATACTATACATGATTTTTCTGATTCCGTAGCTCTTGGTATTTCATACTATGCTAACCAAAAGGCACAATCTTCACCAACAAAGAATATGACTTTTGGATATAGACGGACAACAATCCTTGCTGCCTTAATCAATTCAACTGTCTTGATTTTGCTTACTTTTTTTATATTTTACAGAGCTTATCTAAGGATTTTAAATCCTGAACCAGTTGATGGAAAAATGGTTTTTGTAATTGCAGTTTTTGGAATTATAACTAATGGTGCAATAGCTTTTAAGATGCTAAAAGGAAAGGACAAAGACCTTAATATAAAAAGTGTATTCTGGCATATTACTGAAGATTTTCTTGGATGGGTTGGGGTATTAATTGCTGGAGCTGTAATATCTTTAACAGGATTCTATATGATTGATCCGATAATCAGCATATTGATTGGCCTAATTGTAATCTACAGTGCATGGGGGATATTTAAAGAAAGTCTAAATATTATTCTTGAAGGAGTCCCTGAAGGTATTGATGTAAATGATATAGAAAGTGAAATAAGAAATATAGAAAATGTGAATAATGTGCATGACCTGCATGTTTGGTCTTTGGGAACAAATTATAATGCACTTAGTGCACATGTAGTAATTTCCGATATGACAGTCGATCAAAGTCATGAAATACTAAATAATATTAATTCTATATTGAAAGAGAAATTTAACATAAAACATACAACAATAGAGTTTGAATGCTCCCATTGTGATTCAAATAGAGTCTGTTATTAA